Below is a window of Dietzia timorensis DNA.
AGTCCTGACGCAGGCGCCGACTGATCTGTTCCGGGGACCACTGTTGCTCAAGGCCGTATTGCACGTACCCCAACAGTGCCGAGATAGTCAGGAGCTTCACCGGCCGGGGGCATGCTCGCCGAGCTGCAGCCTTGCGGTGTGCAGCGTGCGGCCGGTATCCGTGAGAGCCAGAGGAATTTCGCCGCAGTTCACGGCTAATAGTGGAAGGTGAACGTTCCATCCGCGCCGCGATCTGGCGGATAGTGAGTCCTTCGCGGAGGTAATCGAACAGCGCCTCGCGCTCGATAATGCTCAAGCAGCGGGAGTGGATGACCTTGTCGACGGTGTCAAGATTGATGCGTTCGCCCTGGACGTAGCGGGTGCGGGAGTTCTTCACACGCTCTATGATCTGCTGGTTCGTGTAGCGATTGACAGTTCCGTCGGCTAGAACTCGGCCACCGTAGAACGATTGGATGCCCTTGTCGGCGTCGGCGGCACTGCGCTTGTCCAGGCCGACGAACGCCCGGGCTCGTTCACGGGTCCACCCGGCGGCCCGCAGACGCAGGTACTCCTCGCGCTTGGAATTGATGCTGGAACCGGTGAAGATCCCAGCCAGGTGGGTCCATTTGTAGCACGTCACCCGGTTGATTCCCATGCTTCGTGCCACTGCCGAGACGTTCGGCGTCGCTTGGAGTCGACGGAAGAACTCGTCCTCTTCGGCCCGCGTGAATTTGCGAGGAGTGGCGCGTCGCACGTTGAGACCAGCCTGCTTTACCCATCGATAGCCGGCATCAGGAGAAGCGCCGACCGATTTTGACGCGGCTCGTACGCTTTGCCCTTGGTCGATGAGCACGAAAAACCGTTCTCGCTGCTGCGGGGTACACTTCCGTTCAGCCATGGCATCACCTTCGTAAGTGAGGTGTTGCATCGACTGATTGAACCCGCCCAATTTCGATCAAGGAAATACGTCGCCGCGATCCGTCGCCACTATCTGATTGGGTCGATGGGCAGAGTCGGCGCGGCCGGTGATAACGCGGCGATGGAATCGTTCTTCGCGCTGCTGCAAAAGAACGTCCTAAACCGGAAGGCGTGGCGCACCCGAGACGAGCTCCGTGCCGCGATCATCACCTGGATCGAGCGGACCTATCACCGCCGGCGCCGGCAAGCCCGCCTGGGCCGATTGACGCCCATCGAATTCGAGACCATGATGAACCCGACCGCCGCACTGGCGGCCTAACCTCAAGTGTCTCCCGATCGTGCAGCAGTCCCTTCCCCTGGCCGAGTGTGATGGAATGTCGGATGTTCCTGGCATTCTTGGGCCATGGAAACCAACAGAACCACCGACGGCCCCGACGTGCGCTCCGGACCCTTCTGGGAGTTCATTGCCGGCCGACTGCCTGCACCCCCGGCCGCCGAGCTGCTGGGGCTGAAAGTTGTTCGGGCAGATGCCGAGTTCGCGGAGTTCGAAGCGACGTTCGAGGCCCGTCCCGAGTTCGTCAACCCCACCGGGAAAGTCCAAGGTGGGTTCCTCGCTGCGATGCTGGACGAGACACTCGGCCCTGCACTGGCCACTACCCTCGCCCCCGACGAGTTCGCGCCGACCCTGGAGCTGAAGGTGAATTTCCTGCGCCCGGCCGCACCGGGAACACTCACCGGGCAAGGCCGGATCGTGCACCGCGGAGGCCACATCGCCTTCCTCGCAGGCGAACTACTCAGCGCTGACGGAATGACCCTTGCAACGGCAACGGCAACAGCACGAGTTCTGAAGCATGACTGGACGACGACGCAGCCAACGTGACGCCGACAATCACCAGCGCTGCCACCCAGAACCCATCCGATGTAACGTCAGGGATCACCGACGTAGCTAATCTCGCCAAGCGCTCTCGTCGCTCCCTGCACCCCGTATCAAGGCAGGAAAGCCGTGACGCCGATACTCGGGTCGCAACCTCCCCGGGCCTCAAAGGGGATCCTGACCAAGGAGGGGACGCTCCTCTGTTGCGCCGACAATCGTCGCACCGAAAACTCTATTGCAACAGCGAAGCCGCAATTCGATGTCCATCCACGAGTTGGTCGATCTTGACGACCGCGCCGAGGACAGCGTGCCATTGTCAAGGTTTGCCAATGGACTTCGTCAAACCAGATTGCATTCCGACAGACGAGACGGTCTCGCAACGTCGTCAACGACATGACAAGACTCGACCGGGCGACGAGCATCGCGCCGTCGGGTGGTATCGAGCAGAAGGACGAAGCTAATGCCTATGAGGAATCTAAAAGCTCTTCGAGACGACATGAGAATTCGGGAGTGGGTAATCACCTGCTTCCCGTTCAACTACAACCAGCGCCAATACTTCGTGTTCGTGAGGAGGTACATTCCCGACGGAAGCGGCCCCGAGTGGGCCCTTGTGGAGCTCTGCTTCGCAGACCGAACCGACCTCAACAGAATGCTGGAGGTCCCAGCGAACTCGCGTAGGTTACTGCCGGACAATTTTGCCGCATTCCGGAACTACTTCAGGGTCAACTGGGTGGAGAACCTTGGAGACTTCCTGACGCAGTTCGCCGAGAATCTGGGGACGCACATTCCTGACCACGTCGGACGGCTAGCGGCCGCCGAGCGAGAGGCCGTGTGCGGACGCCTCCTCGTCAGCGACAGTGAAGACCCGAACAGGTTGTACTGCACCGGGATTATGCGTAACAGAACCGGTGCAACTCGGACGGTCTATAACGCGCAGAAAACCCAGATGCTGCGACCCGCTCTCTTCGCGAAGTGGGAAGACGACCCGACGGTGTCATTCTGCTACTCCACAGAAAGGGAGGACTGCCGCACTGACGACGAAATCATCGACGCTGCCGACGGGCGATAACGGCCGGGAAGCCCGTACCGACCGGACTTGGCTCACTAGACCGGAAACCATCGTCTCCTCTTGCCGGGGCTCGCCGAGTCCGTTCGTGGGGCCTGACCATAATTCTCAGATCATCTCGCTTCTCCCGTCACCTACACGGATGCGGGAGTCGGCTTGTCCAAGAACCAGGTTCAGGCCCCCTGCCGTCGTCCGCCGGGTTGGAACCTTCATCGGTGTTGACTACCGTAAGAGACGTAGGACGTGCCTTTCCGCCAACGCTGCAACGCTGACGTGATCAAATGACGACCAGGATCATTCTGCGGGAAGGCGCACCCGCCAAGATCCACAGATCTTGATCATTTCTCTTCGAATTAATCGAACTCGGCTCTACTTGGCCGCAGCCAATGGCGATGCAGCAGTTTGATTTGCTCTGGAAGTACTCGGGACCGGGAAAGCGTCGGTAAATCGTCGATGTCGAAATACGCTATTTCGCTCGTTTCACTACTTCAGAAGCCGAAATCTACGAGCTCAGCTGACTCGCACACGAAGAGCAGCTTGTAGATGTGCCTGTCATAAGGCGGATGGTGAGGCCACTTTTCACGATCAATGAGCGCGGCCAATTGACGTGCACGAGCGTGGATTCCGGCTTCTTCCAGTACTTCTCTTTCAATGGCTTCGGTTGGAGATTCGAGCACGTCGCACCAGCCGCCCGGAATCGTCCATCGGTCATGGTCAGCAATTTCTCGCACGAGAAGAATGCGGCCGTCGTTGTCGAAAATTCCTGCCCGAACGTCAATTCTCGGTGTCGTATAACCGGCTACCGAGGCGATGTGTCTGTCGTACGAATGTTGGGGGGTTCGTGGCAATCGTGTCCGTGAGGTCGGCCGCGAGTCGCGCAATACGGTGGAAACGCTCAATATCAAACTGATCATCGCAATAAGCAAGTCCAGACTCGGCTATTGCCGTGAGCTCGATAGACAGACGTCGGAGGTCGGTGCTCTCCTTCTGCTGAACCATATTTTCGACCCTTCCGGATGTGGAGTGCGTGGGGGCGGATTTGACGGTTTGACGGTGAGGCACAGGATGTAGGGCCCCAGGGGCGCGTGACGTTGCAAGTTCCTACACTAGAACTTCGCACTCCAGGACCGGGACTGCTGCGCGCGGAGGAGACATCTTGAGCTGACCACCGACGCCGACAGTTGGAGCTTACGTCGAGCATGCCGCTTCGGCCCCGGCCTGACAAGAAGTCCAAAACCACCGCGGAGGGGAGAGTCACGAGGTGCTCTCCCTCGATTGACGGCACCCGGTACGTGACCGTCCATTAGGTCGCCGCCTCTCGGAGAGAACCCTTCTTGAAGCTCGGTGCGAATCGCCGGGAATTCTGAACGTGATCACCGGGAACGTGTCGCTGTACGCCGCGACGACCTGCGGTTTTGAACTGCTCACGCTGTGATGTGTCGGGACATCGTTCACCAGATGTCCCGGCACATTTGTCATTTCGGGGGTTCGCTGGCGGGTGGGGGTTTTTGTTTTCGTTGGTAGCCCTTGGTGGTGTCGATGATGAATTCGGCGAGTATTTCTCCTGTTTTGGAATCGGCGATCCAGGCGTGGTTATCGATGAGGGCGAGATGTATTGGTGTGCCTTTGTGTGGGCGTCCGACTGCGAGGTGGCGCATGCGGCCGGCGTAGCGGAGTGAGACTTTTCCGTCCTGATCTACGCGGTCTTGTCGGGTTCTGACCTCTTTGAGGTCGCTGGTTTCCGGTGAGGATTTGGGCAGGTTGTTGTAGGCCTGTGCTGGTGTTCTTCTGTTGAGCGCTCGGTGCGGGCGTTCGTTGTTGTAGTAGTGCTGAAATTCGGCGAGTTGCGTGTTGAGCTGATTGGTTGTTTTTGCTGGTGGGCGGGCGTTGAGCCAGCGTTTTAATGTTTGGTGGAATCGTTCGATTTTGCCTTGCGTTTGAGGGTGCGCCGGGGATCCGTTGATTTGCACGATCTGGTGGTCGTGGAGGTATTTTTCGAACCCGTTTTTGCCTGTGGCGCGTTTTCCTTGGGTGAATCTCGAGGTGAAGACCATGCCGTTGTCGGTGAGTGTTGAGGCGGGGTGGCCGTGGTCGAGACATGCCTGGGCGAATTGTTGCGTGACGATGGTGCCGGTGACTCGTGTGTGGGCGGCGATGGTGACCAGGAAGCGTGAGTGGTCGTCGATGAAGTTGAGGACTTCGCAGTCAGTGCCGTTCGCGAGTCTGACGTGGGTGAAATCGCCCTGCCAGCGTTCGTTGGGCTGAGAAGCTTCGAATCGTCGGATGCTTGAACGTGGCCGCTTGTGTGGTTGTGGGGTGACGGCGTTTTCTGCGGTGAGGATCCGGTGGATCGTGCGTGCCGATGGTGCGGGGTGGCCGTGGATGTGGAGTTGGTAGGCGATGGATTCGGCGCCGGCGTCGTAGCCGTTGCCGAGGAGATAGTTACGCGTGGTGATGATCGCCTCGCGGGTGGCTGTTGGCGTGGCGTTGGGGCTGGTGTGTGGTCGTTTTGATCGGGGCTGGAAGGCATGTTCGCCTTCGGCTCTATAGCGCGCTACGAGTGTGCGTACCCATCGCACCGATAAGTCGAGTTCGCGGGCTGTGGCCTCGACGCCTATCCCTGATAGAGCCATCCGGATGATCTGTTCGTTCGTCGTCATTTCTTGACGGTGAACGATGTCCTGTCACATCGCTAGTACACGCCGTGGCTGATCGATGTCCCGTCACATCGGGTGAACGATGTCGGCGGTGAACGATGTCTCGTCACATGTGGTCTTGGTGGGGTGAACGATGTCGCGCCACATGGGTGAACGATGTCCTGTCATCAGACACCCCCTCGCGCACGCTAGAGCAGTTCGAGTGTGGAGCTGCAAGGGGAGCCCGAATCGGATCAGTCCGATTCGGGCTCCTTTTTTCGTTAAAGGGGCCGTTCAGGCACCCAGTACCTCGCCTTTGCCGGGCTCGGAGCCCTCGGGGTAGCCCTCTCCCTTTTCAAGGGCCGTTTTCACGTCGGCGGCGTAGAAGTCCTTGACGTATTCCTGCCCGCCCAGCTCGGCCAGACGCTCCATGATCGCATCGGTGAGCGCACGAGCCTGGGCGTAGTCGTCCCCGGCATCGTGGAAATCTGCAGGGTAGAGCGGGTCGCCGACCACGAGGCCGCACCTGTGCGGCCGCGGAATCCACGAGCCGATCGGGTTGGCCTTGTGGGTGTCGATCATCGCCACCGGGTAGACGGGGACGTCGGCCTTGAGGGCCGTGCGGGCGGCGCCGGTCTTGCCCCGGTAGAGGCGACCGTCCGGGGAGCGCGTGCCCTCGGGGTACATCCCGTGGAGTTCGCCGCGCTCGAGTACGCGCAGGCCCGTCGCCATTGCGGCGGTCTGCGAGTCCTTGTCGGAACGGTCGATGGGCACCTGGCCGACCGAGGTGAAGAACCATTTCTGAATGGCACCCGAGAGGCCGGTTCCGGTGAAGTATTCCTTCTTCGCGAGGAAGGTGATCTGCCTCGGGGACAGCAGCGGCAGGTAGAACGAATCCATCACGGCCAGATGGTTCGAGGCGAGCATCGCTGGGCCGGTCGACGGGATCTTGTCGATTCCCCGCGCGAACGGGCGGTTGTACACGCGCAGGAATGGGCCGATGACCACGTTCTTCAATACCCAGTACGTCTTGTTCGTCATTGTCCTCTGTTCCGTCTTCCGACCAGGCCGCGCACGGGCCGGGTAATTGGGTTCCTCGCGAAATGCTCAAGGGTGTTCGCCCCGGGAACTACTGCTCCGAGCTGATTATCGTACATTCGTGTCGTCGGGGGCGAGCCCCCATTTCTCGATTGCTTTCGCAGCACTTCGACGTGCATCCGCGCGTGCCCTGCGGAGGACGTCGTGATCGGATTCCATTCGCGACGGGATACAATCGTCGGCGCCGGGACCGATGAGCGTCGTCGCCACGCCCTCGAAGTTTCCCCCCACGACCTTTTCGCGGAGCGCGGCGTAGCGGTCTGGGCGCCCCCGCCACTGCCGTCCGAGCGCCGGGTTGACGCGATCGAGGTATCGGGCGACGAGTCGGTCCATTCCGCCGAGCACGGGTAGCGACTGTGGCGGGCGAGTGATGACGACGATGGCGTGCGTCGCCCCGAGGTTCTTCGCGGCCGCGATCGGGACGGCTTCCATGATCCCTCCGTCGAGCAACCGGCGCCCGCGGTGTCGCACCGGTTGCCCACCCATCAACGGCAGAGTCGCCGAAGCGGTGATACTCCGGCAGACGTCATCACGGTCGGAGAAATTGTCGAGCGTGACAGTACTGGCCTCCTCGACGTCGGTGGCGACCAACGCAAAGTCGACACGAGGCGCCTCAAAGGCTATCCGGGCGAACGACGTCCGCCTATCCATCTCGTCCACGATCGCCGACGTATCGACCATCGGCTTCAAGCGCAGCGCGCGGTAGGGGGAGGCGAACTTCGGCGAGGCGAAGACATCGCTGTACGTGGCGGCCACGGTGTCGATGACGTCCGCAGCAGTGGCGACGGCGTTGACCGCGCCGGCGGACGTCCCGACGACGATATCGAGGAGGTCGACAATGCCCCGATCGGCGAGTTCGGCGACGATCTCGGCGGAAATCGAGCCACGCATACCGCCGCCCTCGACAACGAGGGCGACCTTCGCGCCGTCATCCGCGCGTTCACCGTCGGCGAGGGCCGCGCGCTCGCTCAGCACGTCGGCCACTGTGCGGCCGGATTCGCTTTGGGAACCCACGGTTCTCCCTTCCGATCGGTATTCGTGCGCTCCGTACCTTACCCGGGAGTAACCTTTAACGCACCTGGTGGAAAGGTTGCCGATCTCTCCTGAAGCGCGCGATCATCGCGTCTTCGCGAGCGCAGTACACATACGTCTTCGGCTATCTTGTCGGCGTGTGACATCTGCTCCCCGATTGGGGACCTGCCTAATTCGTCTGGTCGAGTCCGCTGTGCTGGGGTAGCGTCCTCAAATATGGCCACCAGCATGGATGTCGTTCTCTCCGACGAGCGGACGGTCCTCGGCGCCTTTCTCGACGATCACCGCCGCGACGCCGCCGGGATTCTCGACGGGCTCGGAGAGACACAGGTGCGCGAGAGACTGGTTGCGTCCGATACGACGCTGCTCGGTCTGCTCAAGCACCTGACATTTGTGGAGAAGGTGTGGTTCGAGGAGGCGATCACCTGTGTGCCTCGCACCGAGCTCGGGCTTCCCGCGGACGCCTCCGAATCGTTCCTGCTCGCGCCGGTGGACACCATCGACTCCATCCGGAACGGTTACCTCGCTGCGTGCGCGGCATCGCGTGAGGCCATCGCATCGATGGCACTCGACGATATCGTCTCCGGAAACTGGCGCGGCGAGATGACGCTGCGCTGGATCATGGTCCACTGCATCCGCGAGACCGCGCAGCACGTCGGCCACGCCGAGATCCTGCGCGAGCAGCTCCTGGATCGGTAGCGGTTCGGTGGTGCGCCGGGACATCTCCATAGTTCGGGGGGTGTACGAGCGGCGGCGGGAGGGTCCACGATGGAGGGATGAATTCCCTCGAGGTGCTCAAGGACCTGGCGGCGCGGCCGGGGCAGGCCGCCGACTATTTCTGGGACGACCTGGACCCGGCGGCGCTGGGCGCGCACCCGGGCGGTCATCCGAATTCGGTGGCGTGGCTCATCTGGCACGCCGCGCGCGAGACCGATGCGCAGATCGCCCCGCTCGCCGGCGCCCGGCAGGTGTGGACTGCGCAGGGCTTCGACCGTCGGTTCGACCTGGGTGATGTCGACCTCGGCTACGAGGGCATGGGGCTCGGACAGGACGCCGCAGCCGCACGCGCGGTGCGCGTGCCCGAGACCGGCGAGGGGAAGGCACTGCTACGCGAGTACTTCGACGCTGTTTTCCAAATGACGTCGGAGTGGATCGGCACCCTCGGCGAGAACGATCTCGACCGTGTCATCGACGAAAGCTGGGACCCGCCGGTGACTCTGGGCGTGCGTCTGATCAGCGCCATCGATGACGCCGCGCAGCACGTCGGCCAGGCCGCCTATATCGCCGGGATGCCTGAGGTCCCCTGAGCGCCTGGAAGGCGGGCTCCGAGCCCGTATCGCAGGAAGCGACAACCGGACGTACCGGGGGTCCGGACGGCGGAATCGGGATCGAAGCTTACGCTGCGGCGTCGATGACGATCTGACAATTCGTCAGAGAATATGTGAAACATCGCTTAGATTGTCCGGTATGCGTGTTTCTCGTCGTCAAAAATTCGGAATTCTTCCTGTCACGGTCCTTTCCTGTGCTGCCATGGCGCTCGGACCTGGGATCGCCTCGGCAGCCGAGGGCGATTGGACCCAGTACCGCTATGCGCCCACCAAGAACGCGGTTGTGCACAGCGGACTCGACGACCTCCTTGACGACGGTGTCGATGCCGTCGACCAAGTCCGTTCGACCCCGGTGGTCGCCGACGGAAAGTTGTTCGTCGGCAACCACGGAGTAGGAGCGCTGCAGGCGTTCGACCTGGCCACCGGTGATGAACTCTGGCGTGAGCAGGCACCCAATTGGGTGCATTCGGAGATGATCTACTCGGACGGAACCGTTTTCGTGGGATTCGGCAACCGGTTCGCCAACGAGGACATACCCGGCGTGCGCGGTTCCGGCGACAGCGGGGTGCTCGCGCTAGACGCGGAGACCGGAGCGCAGCTGTGGCGATTCGACACGGTCGGAGAGGTCATGCCCACCCCGGTCGTGGTCAACGGTGCCGTGTATGCCGTAACCGGAGATCAAACTCTCTACAAGATCGATCCCGCGAGCGGGGACGAGTTGCATCGCACCGACATCGGACACGTCGTGAGCATGTCCTCGCCCGCCGAACACGACGGCAAGCTGTTCTTCGGTGCCGGCGCTCCTGCGCCGTACTCGTTCTTCTCCTACGACACCGCCACCGATGAATTCGCCTGGTCTCGTGAGTTCGGAGAATTCAACCGTGGCCTCGACGACGTGCCGCCAGCCGTGGACGAGGACATCGTGGTGACGACGGCGAATGCCGTCCGCGTGCCCGGGAGCTCGGGTATGCGGGAAGAGCACACCATCGTCGCCATGAACGAAATGACCGGCGAGGAGCTATGGCGAAAGTCCCTCGGGACCGGTCCCGCACCGACGAATAATCGCTCCGGCGCACCGACCATCGACGGCGGAAAGGTGTTCGTCGGCAGTCCGACGACGAGCGCCGCCTACGCATTCGATCTACACACCGGGGCGCAGTTGTGGCGCAACCCGGTCGGCGCGATCAAGGGTGCGCCGGTCATCGATGGCAACGACGCCTACTTCTCGACGAAGTCCGGGGAGGTCTTCCGGCTCGACGTGGCCACGGGGGCTATCACGGGCAAGTTGCAGCTCGAGGGCGCGCTGGCCCCGGCAGGGCCGATCATCGTCGACGCCACCCTCGTCGTTCCGAGCCAGAACAAGCGCGTCTACTTCACACCCCTTGACGAATTTCCCGACTTCACCGTTCCCGAAGGCTCGTTGCCGACGGCGGGATCCAGCGGGTCGGCCCACCAGATCGGTGGTTCCCTCGGTGTCGACGTGGGTTCGCTGGACGCGGCATATTAGACGCGGCGTAGTAGCTGTACTGGATTCCTGCGCGCCCCCGCCTACGCGGCGGCACCGTTGTTCGGTTCGCGTCCAAGCCGGTTGCACGACCGGACCAGGCCGCTGGCCCGGAAAGGCAGGTCAGAGCTCCTGTGCGACGAGCGGGATTCTTCCGCCGGCGAGGACCATCTGCACCTGTCGATCCGACAGGCGATGATGCACGGCCACCTCGCGGCCGCCGATCTGCACAGTGAGCTGCGAACCCGATCGCAGCGCGTCCCACAGACCCGTGAACTCGACCTGGTCCCCTTGCTCTGCCCGCTCCAGGTCCGATGGATCGTCGAACTCGAGCGCCAGGACCCCGAAGTTGGCAAGGTTCTGCCAGTGGATCCTGGCAAAAGACACCGCAATGACCGCGCGCAGACCCAAAAACCGTGGGGCGATGACGGCGTGCTCGCGCGAGGAACCCTGGCCGTAGTTCTTTCCTGCCAGGACGACGTGCGCCGATCCGGCCTCGCGCGCCCGATCGGGGTAGTCGGCGTCGATCCGTGTGAAGGCGAACTCTGCGATTTTGGGGATGTTGCTGCGGAAGGGCAAGACGCGAGAGCCCGCAGGCAGGATCTCGTCCGTGGACACGTCATTGCCGACCTTGAGCACGACCGGCGCGGCAAGGTGGTCGGGAATCGGGTCGAAGTCGGGGAGTGTCGAAATATTCGGACCCTTGACCAGTTCCACTCGCTTGGCCTCTTCCGTGGGGAGGGGAGCCTGCAGCATGTCCCGTACCTGCGCGTATCTTTCCGGCATGGCCGGGTGCGGGGCCTGGATACCGTGGCTTTCGGTGAGCGTCCGTGGGTCGGTGATTCTGCCGGTGAGCGCCGAGGCGGCGGCGGTCTCCGGCGAGCACAGCCACACCGAATCTTCCTCCGTTCCCGAGCGGCCGGGGAAGTTGCGCGGCATGGTTCGAAGCGAGTTCTGGCCGGTGGCCGGTGCTTGGCCCATTCCGATACAACCCATGCAACCTGATTGGTGAATACGCGCACCGGCAGTGACCAAGGAGGACAGCCATCCTCCGGCGATCATGTCGGCGAGAACCTCGCGGGACGAAGGATTGATGTCTACGGAGACATTCTGGTCCGCTTGCTGTCCGTCGAGAATTTCCGCTGCTGCGGCGAAATCACGTAGGCCCGGATTGGCCGAGGAACCGAGGACGATCTGACTCACATCTTCGTCGCCGACCTGGGAGACCGGGATGACGTTGCCCGGTGAGGAGGGTTGGGCGATGAGGGGTTCGAGGGTGGACAGATCGATCGTTTCCCGGACGTCGTACGTCGCGTTCTCATCGGCCTCGATCCGGGTGAAATCGTGACCTCGACCGACCGCTTCGAGATACGTTTCGACCGCGTCGTCGGCCGGGAAGACAGTCGCCGTGGCGCCGAGTTCGGCGCCCATGTTCGCGATCACATGGCGGTCCATCGCCGTGAGGTGCTTCAGTCCCGGGCCGTGGTACTCGATGATTCGGCCCACGCCGCCGCTCACCCCGTGTCGGCGCAGCATCTCCAAGACGACATCCTTGGCAGATACCCAATCCGGTAGCTCGCCGGACAGTTCGACGCCCCAGATCTCCGGAGCGCCGACGTAGAGTGGCTGCCCGGCCATGGCCATCGCGATCTCGAGCCCGCCGACACCGATCGCGAGCATCCCCAAGGCGCCGGCGGCACACGTGTGGGAATCCGAACCGATGAGCACCACGCCGGGCTTGCCGAAGTGGGCCTGGTGGACGGGATGGGACACGCCATTGCCCGGCTTGGAGAACCAGAGACCGAATCGCTCGGCCGCCGACTGCAGGAATGCATGGTCGTCCGGATTCTTCTCGTCGGTCTGCAACAGATTGTGATCCACATATTGCACGGATAGATCGGTGCGAACTCTACCGAGACCGAGGGCCTCGAGTTCCAGCATGACCATGGTCCCGGTGGCGTCCTGTGTCAACGTTTGATCCACACGGAGAGCGAGCTCGGACCCGGGTTTCATCTCCCCGTCAACCAGGTGGGATGACATCAACTTTTCGGCGACGTTCTTTGGCATCAGACTTTCCTCCCAATACCGCGAACCCACAAATGGCGTGAGCTGTCTCACACAAGCGTAGGTCCGGTGGGCGAGAGTCGGCCAGGAGCGGCCACCGCAACGCCCCCGGTCGGGATCACCCGGGTCGCGGGGGTCCGTGCGCCCAACTGACGTCTAGTACACGGCGATGCCGACAGTGACGAGCACGAAACCCACGAGCTGCAGTGAGCCGCGGACCAGCTGAAAAAGGTCCCAGCGCCGGCGCATCGCGATGAACCCCTCGGGCGCGGTCCGGTCGGTGATCCGCCCGGTTCGCAGATTGATGGGTAC
It encodes the following:
- a CDS encoding aconitate hydratase, which codes for MPKNVAEKLMSSHLVDGEMKPGSELALRVDQTLTQDATGTMVMLELEALGLGRVRTDLSVQYVDHNLLQTDEKNPDDHAFLQSAAERFGLWFSKPGNGVSHPVHQAHFGKPGVVLIGSDSHTCAAGALGMLAIGVGGLEIAMAMAGQPLYVGAPEIWGVELSGELPDWVSAKDVVLEMLRRHGVSGGVGRIIEYHGPGLKHLTAMDRHVIANMGAELGATATVFPADDAVETYLEAVGRGHDFTRIEADENATYDVRETIDLSTLEPLIAQPSSPGNVIPVSQVGDEDVSQIVLGSSANPGLRDFAAAAEILDGQQADQNVSVDINPSSREVLADMIAGGWLSSLVTAGARIHQSGCMGCIGMGQAPATGQNSLRTMPRNFPGRSGTEEDSVWLCSPETAAASALTGRITDPRTLTESHGIQAPHPAMPERYAQVRDMLQAPLPTEEAKRVELVKGPNISTLPDFDPIPDHLAAPVVLKVGNDVSTDEILPAGSRVLPFRSNIPKIAEFAFTRIDADYPDRAREAGSAHVVLAGKNYGQGSSREHAVIAPRFLGLRAVIAVSFARIHWQNLANFGVLALEFDDPSDLERAEQGDQVEFTGLWDALRSGSQLTVQIGGREVAVHHRLSDRQVQMVLAGGRIPLVAQEL